In one window of Candidatus Sulfuricurvum sp. RIFRC-1 DNA:
- the mnmG gene encoding tRNA uridine-5-carboxymethylaminomethyl(34) synthesis enzyme MnmG, with protein MNYDVIVVGGGHAGIEAALASARMGQNTLMVSILAEQVGATSCNPAIGGLAKGHLVRELDALGGEMGLLTDEAGIQFRILNITKGPAVRGSRAQIDMDRYRVIARNKILTTPNMSLIQETVNALLIEEGAVVGVRTHLLNEYRAKKVILTTGTFLNGVVHIGEITQESGRFGEFPAKGLTDSLRAAGLNVGRLKTGTCPRVDSSSIDFSVMEIQDGDELPNPFSFRTDRDEFARTKKQLPCYIAYTNEDTHSLIEGNFHRAPLFTGQIEGVGPRYCPSIEDKINRFRDKERHHLFIEPQSAENTECYINGMSTSLPPDVQRAMIHSVHGMEKAKIVRYGYAIEYDYVDPTELKHTLETKKVKNLYCAGQLNGTTGYEEAAAQGMMAGINASLSLQGKEPLILRRDEAYIGVLIDDLVTKGTKEPYRMFTSRAEYRLLLREETADLRLGRYGHALGLIDDAQMARIETKRTQIAEGLRLLEETIYTPNKEFLAFLASIDEEHITDKLTATQLVSRKSFELDKLVKLIPSFADLDPYIQEQILIEAKYARYVEKQSDDIERMSKMLHIAIPENFDFKSVSGLSNEIVDKLNKFNPPTLQAASQISGMTPAALDILHIYIKMAGKK; from the coding sequence ATGAATTATGACGTTATCGTCGTTGGCGGAGGACACGCCGGAATCGAAGCCGCACTCGCCTCGGCACGGATGGGTCAAAATACCCTGATGGTCTCTATTTTAGCGGAGCAGGTGGGGGCGACGAGCTGTAACCCAGCCATCGGCGGATTGGCAAAGGGGCATCTGGTTCGCGAACTTGATGCGCTTGGCGGAGAGATGGGACTGCTGACCGATGAAGCGGGAATCCAGTTTCGTATCCTCAATATCACCAAAGGGCCTGCCGTTCGCGGAAGCCGTGCGCAGATCGATATGGATCGCTACCGCGTTATCGCCCGTAACAAAATCCTCACTACCCCCAATATGTCGTTAATTCAAGAGACGGTTAATGCCCTCCTTATCGAAGAAGGTGCCGTGGTCGGTGTCCGTACCCATTTGCTGAATGAGTATCGAGCCAAGAAGGTGATTTTGACGACGGGAACCTTTCTCAACGGCGTCGTCCATATCGGTGAGATTACCCAAGAATCAGGACGTTTTGGAGAATTTCCGGCCAAAGGACTTACCGATTCGCTCCGCGCGGCGGGACTGAATGTCGGACGTTTAAAGACGGGGACGTGTCCTCGCGTTGACAGCTCCTCGATCGATTTTTCGGTGATGGAGATTCAAGACGGCGATGAACTTCCCAATCCGTTCAGTTTTCGCACCGACCGTGACGAATTCGCTCGGACGAAAAAACAGCTCCCGTGTTACATCGCCTATACCAACGAAGATACCCATAGTCTCATAGAGGGGAATTTTCACCGCGCACCGCTCTTTACGGGACAGATTGAGGGGGTAGGGCCACGCTACTGCCCGAGTATCGAAGATAAGATCAACCGTTTCCGTGACAAAGAGCGTCACCATCTTTTCATTGAACCTCAAAGTGCGGAAAATACCGAGTGCTACATCAACGGAATGTCCACCTCTCTCCCGCCCGATGTTCAGCGCGCTATGATTCACTCCGTTCATGGTATGGAGAAGGCAAAAATCGTCCGTTACGGCTACGCGATTGAGTACGATTACGTCGATCCGACCGAGCTGAAACATACGCTGGAGACGAAAAAAGTTAAAAATCTCTATTGCGCCGGACAGCTTAACGGAACTACCGGGTACGAAGAAGCGGCAGCTCAGGGGATGATGGCGGGGATCAATGCCTCATTATCACTACAGGGGAAAGAGCCTCTGATTTTACGCCGTGATGAAGCCTATATCGGGGTATTGATCGATGATTTGGTGACCAAAGGGACGAAAGAGCCGTACCGTATGTTCACCTCCCGCGCCGAATACCGACTCTTGCTTCGCGAAGAGACAGCGGATCTGCGTTTGGGCAGATACGGTCATGCTTTGGGGTTGATCGATGACGCGCAGATGGCGCGGATCGAGACGAAACGGACTCAAATCGCCGAAGGATTACGTCTTCTCGAAGAGACGATCTATACTCCGAACAAAGAGTTTTTGGCATTTTTGGCCTCTATTGACGAGGAACACATCACCGACAAACTCACCGCTACCCAGCTTGTCTCTCGCAAGAGTTTTGAGCTGGATAAATTGGTCAAACTGATACCGAGTTTTGCAGATTTAGATCCTTATATCCAAGAACAGATTTTGATCGAAGCGAAATACGCCCGTTACGTTGAAAAACAAAGTGACGACATCGAGCGAATGTCGAAGATGCTTCATATCGCTATTCCTGAGAACTTTGATTTTAAATCGGTTTCGGGACTCTCCAATGAGATCGTTGACAAACTCAATAAATTTAATCCGCCGACCTTACAGGCGGCATCCCAAATTAGCGGGATGACTCCCGCCGCACTTGATATTCTCCATATTTATATCAAAATGGCCGGGAAAAAGTAA
- a CDS encoding tetratricopeptide repeat protein encodes MLQSAFDAFNTGRYNEALELFETLALQNNPTALSSLGYMHQKGLGVECSLERSFHLYAQAAELNEPAAIYNLALMYADGVVVAHDQFKAFELLLRAAVLEFPQAQYETALSLERGLGCAQNFSEAAFWYEEAAKRGNAHAFNNLGVLYKEGHGVLQDYPRAFICFSRAATMNLAEGQYNLGLMYDQGFGCEADHDTALEWCRKAAYNGHEKAKSIIRSLQEEGKIVF; translated from the coding sequence ATGCTCCAAAGTGCATTTGATGCTTTTAATACCGGACGTTATAATGAAGCGTTAGAACTTTTCGAGACATTAGCCCTTCAGAATAACCCTACCGCTCTCTCTTCATTAGGCTACATGCACCAAAAAGGGTTAGGGGTTGAGTGTTCACTGGAGCGATCTTTTCATCTCTATGCTCAAGCGGCAGAGCTAAATGAACCCGCTGCAATTTATAACCTTGCCCTGATGTATGCCGATGGCGTTGTGGTCGCTCATGATCAATTTAAAGCCTTTGAATTACTTCTCCGTGCAGCCGTGCTGGAATTTCCGCAGGCTCAATATGAAACGGCCCTCTCGCTGGAGCGCGGGCTTGGATGTGCCCAAAATTTCTCCGAAGCGGCTTTTTGGTACGAAGAAGCGGCGAAACGGGGCAATGCACATGCCTTTAATAATCTTGGAGTCCTCTACAAAGAGGGGCATGGTGTACTACAAGACTACCCTAGAGCCTTTATCTGTTTTTCCCGCGCCGCAACTATGAATCTCGCCGAAGGACAGTATAATTTGGGATTGATGTATGATCAGGGCTTCGGATGCGAAGCCGATCACGACACGGCACTGGAGTGGTGCCGCAAAGCCGCCTACAACGGTCATGAAAAAGCGAAAAGTATTATCCGTTCTTTGCAAGAAGAAGGTAAAATAGTATTTTAA
- a CDS encoding riboflavin synthase, with protein sequence MFTGLIREMAQVKSFGGNRLSLKAVHKPKLGDSIAINGTCLSVVSIESDGFCVELSPETLKHIATEKLNGSVHIEPAMMMGDRFEGHIVQGHIDTIGTIRSITDNGNSYDVIVDVDAEFIPLIPPKGSITIDGISLTVNEIMTNAFRLTIIPITMRETLFGTYKKGTRVNIETDVFARYIRHILTASKAQGMSWNDIEHIQSLY encoded by the coding sequence ATGTTTACAGGTTTAATTCGAGAAATGGCACAGGTAAAAAGCTTCGGCGGAAATCGCCTCTCACTTAAAGCTGTACACAAACCTAAACTCGGCGATTCGATCGCTATTAACGGCACCTGCCTCTCCGTCGTCAGTATCGAATCGGATGGATTCTGCGTCGAACTCTCTCCCGAAACCCTCAAACACATTGCTACCGAAAAACTGAACGGTTCCGTACACATCGAACCCGCCATGATGATGGGGGATCGATTCGAAGGGCACATCGTCCAAGGGCATATCGATACGATCGGAACCATCCGATCCATCACCGACAACGGCAACAGCTACGATGTCATCGTCGATGTCGACGCTGAATTTATCCCTCTCATCCCCCCAAAAGGCTCCATAACGATTGATGGAATCAGTCTCACCGTCAACGAGATTATGACAAACGCGTTTCGTCTCACTATCATCCCGATCACGATGCGCGAAACTCTTTTCGGCACTTACAAAAAAGGGACACGGGTCAATATCGAAACCGACGTATTCGCCCGCTATATACGCCATATCCTTACCGCATCCAAAGCACAAGGGATGAGCTGGAATGATATTGAACACATCCAGTCACTTTATTGA
- a CDS encoding MnmC family methyltransferase, which translates to MNRWVQSEDGSYTAYSPEYDEHYHSTKDGALNESLKKHIEPAFALHSAKDHLRLIDICFGLGFNTLLSLYYRDTYYPDTTLEIYSPELDGDLVASLEGFPYPEIFEPYRNIITDIATLGGYEDERTVITVDIMDARVAMRELDGEWDVCYQDAFSPSVNPLLWTREYFADVARLMGEDGVVTTYSTALATRLALYENGFMVYLNSGEGYRNATIASRRELERFEKVDMEHKIACNPNTKSFRDESLAL; encoded by the coding sequence ATGAACCGGTGGGTACAAAGCGAAGACGGAAGCTATACGGCATATTCTCCCGAGTATGACGAACATTACCACTCGACTAAAGACGGCGCTCTGAACGAATCGCTCAAAAAACACATCGAACCCGCTTTTGCACTGCACAGCGCGAAAGATCATCTCCGCCTCATCGACATCTGTTTCGGACTGGGATTTAATACCCTCCTCAGCCTCTATTATCGAGACACCTATTACCCCGATACGACGCTCGAAATCTACTCTCCCGAACTTGACGGCGATCTGGTCGCTTCACTAGAGGGTTTCCCCTATCCCGAAATCTTCGAACCCTATCGTAACATCATCACCGACATTGCCACACTCGGCGGCTACGAGGATGAACGGACCGTGATCACGGTTGATATTATGGATGCGCGGGTGGCAATGCGAGAACTGGATGGGGAATGGGATGTCTGCTATCAGGATGCGTTCAGCCCTTCGGTCAATCCGCTACTTTGGACACGGGAATATTTTGCCGATGTCGCGCGGCTGATGGGAGAGGATGGCGTGGTCACTACCTATTCGACCGCTCTTGCTACTCGACTGGCTCTCTATGAAAATGGGTTTATGGTTTATCTCAATTCGGGTGAGGGGTATCGCAACGCGACAATTGCATCACGTCGTGAATTAGAGCGATTTGAGAAAGTCGATATGGAACATAAAATCGCGTGTAATCCGAATACCAAAAGCTTTAGAGACGAAAGTTTGGCTCTTTGA
- the luxS gene encoding S-ribosylhomocysteine lyase: protein MPLLDSFTVDHTIMPAPAVRRAKGMKTPKGDDITVFDLRFCRPNEAILSQEGIHTLEHLFAGFMRDHLNSAQTEIIDISPMGCRTGFYMSVIGTPSEEVVADAWEASMKDILAVEKQSDIPELNIYQCGTYTMHSLEDAKAIATEVLRRDIDIMDNEALKLDLSKVEK from the coding sequence ATGCCGTTACTTGATAGCTTTACCGTTGACCACACCATTATGCCCGCTCCTGCGGTTCGCCGTGCCAAAGGGATGAAAACACCCAAAGGGGATGATATCACCGTCTTCGATCTCCGTTTTTGCCGTCCGAATGAGGCCATTTTGTCTCAAGAGGGGATTCATACTCTGGAGCATTTGTTCGCGGGATTTATGCGCGATCATCTCAATTCCGCTCAAACGGAGATCATTGATATCTCTCCGATGGGATGTCGCACCGGATTTTACATGTCTGTAATCGGGACGCCGAGTGAAGAGGTCGTTGCCGATGCGTGGGAAGCGTCGATGAAAGATATCCTCGCAGTGGAAAAACAAAGCGATATCCCTGAACTCAATATCTACCAATGCGGTACCTATACAATGCACTCATTAGAGGACGCAAAGGCGATTGCAACCGAAGTACTCCGCCGTGATATCGATATTATGGATAACGAAGCATTGAAACTTGACCTTTCCAAGGTGGAAAAATAA
- a CDS encoding class II aldolase/adducin family protein → MTSLFDDTIAEQYQNDPLAMRVYTSQLLGQNKELVLHGGGNTSVKIDNTLYVKGSGWNLDTIEKGGFSPVDLSVLLEMATRESLSDTQMVAEQRAAMQDQSFPNPSIEAILHAIIPYEFVDHTHADAVVTLTNTPNGKALVEKLYGENMLIIDYVMPGFELAKHIYEITKNIDWNSITGMILMHHGVFTFDNDAKRAYEKMIDIVTVAETYLTEHVTLACGDCEGKSDPSLPKAVALEVEKLRGAAVFPLIIDSPRAQLFSILPNLEALVKRGGLTPEHVIRIKPFPAIIDHDIAAGIAKFTHEYQSYFDTYASPKHICLDLAPRYAVVKGVGIVVLGKDEKESRIIGEIVKHTITAILSAEQLGGWGSLTLAQMFEMEYWELEQAKLKK, encoded by the coding sequence ATGACAAGCCTCTTTGACGATACCATTGCCGAGCAATACCAAAATGATCCTTTGGCAATGCGTGTCTACACCTCGCAACTCTTGGGTCAAAACAAAGAGCTGGTCCTCCACGGCGGTGGCAACACCTCAGTGAAGATTGATAATACCCTCTACGTCAAAGGGAGCGGCTGGAACCTCGATACGATCGAAAAAGGGGGATTCTCCCCCGTTGATTTGAGTGTACTGCTCGAAATGGCTACTCGTGAAAGCTTGAGCGACACCCAAATGGTTGCGGAGCAACGTGCCGCGATGCAGGATCAAAGCTTCCCGAACCCCTCCATCGAAGCGATCCTTCACGCTATCATCCCCTATGAGTTCGTCGATCACACTCATGCCGATGCCGTCGTCACCCTCACCAATACCCCCAATGGAAAAGCATTGGTTGAAAAGCTCTACGGGGAGAATATGCTCATCATCGATTACGTGATGCCCGGCTTTGAACTGGCAAAACATATCTATGAGATAACCAAAAACATTGATTGGAACAGCATAACAGGGATGATTTTAATGCATCACGGCGTCTTTACCTTTGACAATGATGCCAAACGCGCTTATGAGAAGATGATCGACATCGTCACCGTTGCCGAAACGTATCTAACCGAACACGTCACATTGGCATGCGGAGATTGCGAGGGGAAAAGCGACCCGTCTCTTCCAAAAGCTGTCGCATTGGAAGTCGAAAAACTTCGGGGGGCTGCGGTATTCCCTCTGATTATCGATTCGCCCCGTGCGCAACTCTTTAGCATTCTCCCCAATCTCGAAGCTCTGGTAAAAAGGGGTGGACTAACCCCTGAACACGTTATCCGCATCAAACCCTTCCCCGCTATTATCGACCATGATATAGCCGCAGGAATTGCCAAATTTACCCATGAGTACCAAAGCTACTTCGACACCTACGCTTCACCGAAACATATCTGCCTCGATCTCGCCCCCCGCTATGCCGTGGTTAAAGGAGTCGGTATCGTGGTACTCGGCAAAGATGAAAAAGAGTCCCGTATCATCGGTGAAATCGTTAAACACACCATCACCGCTATCCTCTCCGCCGAACAGCTCGGTGGATGGGGTTCACTTACTCTGGCTCAGATGTTCGAGATGGAATACTGGGAATTAGAGCAGGCAAAATTGAAAAAATAA
- a CDS encoding putative quinol monooxygenase: MKITKKVTFIAKEEHITTVKKLLEDMVAPSLKEPGCLFYYIFQSQNNPRKFFAVESWADEESLEGHKHTEHYAYYKSHYEPFVDDKYTEELDLLDEKSYPF, translated from the coding sequence ATGAAAATTACCAAAAAAGTGACCTTTATTGCCAAAGAGGAACATATCACAACAGTTAAAAAATTGTTGGAGGATATGGTGGCTCCCTCACTGAAAGAGCCGGGATGCCTCTTTTATTACATCTTCCAGTCACAGAATAATCCGCGCAAGTTTTTCGCCGTCGAGTCGTGGGCAGATGAAGAGTCGTTAGAGGGGCATAAGCACACAGAGCATTATGCGTACTATAAATCGCACTATGAGCCGTTTGTGGACGATAAATACACGGAAGAGTTAGACCTTCTCGACGAAAAATCGTATCCGTTCTAA
- the lsrK gene encoding autoinducer-2 kinase produces the protein MNCYFLVIDAGTGSIRAIIFDELGNQISIAQYEWEHIAEANVTGSMGFDFIKGWELAKRCIRESIAQANIKASEIVAVSASSMREGIVVYDGEKRELWGVANVDGRSGAEVAYLKNSYPTLEAERYAISGQTFALSAAPRLLWLKNNRPSLYEKARYFTMISDWILFKLSGELASEPSNAGTAGAFSLRSRDWDKSEFEQCGLKDLFVPIQESGEVLGHISAEASSETGLSRDTLVVMGGGDVQIGTAGLGASSLGDAVILGGSFWQQVVNIPSTAVLSDEMLLRVNPHVVRGMSQAEGITFFTGLVMRWFRNSFGCGKSYSELEAMALSVPLGSYGITPIFSDRMNYGEWIHASPSFIGLGLDESKYNVASMFRALEENACIVSAINLENIKAFCGVSPTSITFASGASNGALWSQILADVTGLAVNVPVVKEATALGVAMACGIGAGVYKSFEEAGNNIVKMERTYEPNMSNYVQYGDIKERWLKVYSKQMELVKEGVLEPMWKAPGI, from the coding sequence ATGAACTGTTATTTCCTCGTTATTGATGCGGGGACGGGAAGTATCCGCGCTATCATTTTTGATGAGTTGGGCAATCAAATCTCTATAGCACAGTACGAGTGGGAACATATTGCAGAAGCAAATGTTACCGGATCGATGGGTTTTGATTTTATAAAGGGATGGGAACTTGCCAAGCGGTGTATCCGAGAGTCAATTGCCCAAGCAAATATCAAAGCGTCTGAAATTGTGGCAGTGTCAGCATCAAGTATGCGTGAGGGAATTGTGGTTTATGATGGCGAAAAGCGCGAACTTTGGGGTGTTGCGAATGTGGATGGACGCTCTGGTGCGGAAGTAGCCTATCTCAAAAATAGCTATCCAACATTGGAAGCGGAGCGTTATGCTATCAGCGGGCAAACCTTTGCACTCTCTGCCGCCCCGCGTCTTTTATGGTTGAAAAACAATCGCCCCTCTCTCTACGAAAAAGCCCGCTATTTTACGATGATCAGTGATTGGATCCTTTTTAAACTTAGTGGTGAATTAGCCAGTGAACCATCAAATGCCGGAACGGCAGGAGCCTTTAGCCTCCGATCACGAGATTGGGATAAGAGCGAGTTTGAACAATGTGGACTCAAAGATTTGTTTGTTCCGATACAAGAGAGCGGAGAGGTTTTAGGTCATATCAGTGCTGAGGCTTCAAGCGAAACGGGTCTAAGCCGTGACACCCTCGTGGTGATGGGGGGCGGTGATGTGCAGATCGGCACGGCGGGGCTCGGAGCTTCGTCGCTGGGCGATGCAGTCATACTTGGCGGGAGCTTTTGGCAGCAGGTGGTCAATATCCCAAGCACTGCCGTCCTCTCAGATGAGATGCTGTTACGTGTCAATCCGCATGTTGTTCGAGGGATGTCTCAGGCAGAGGGGATCACCTTTTTTACGGGGCTGGTGATGCGCTGGTTTCGCAACAGCTTCGGGTGTGGGAAAAGCTACAGCGAGCTTGAAGCAATGGCTTTGTCGGTTCCGCTTGGCTCGTACGGGATCACCCCCATCTTTAGCGATCGGATGAATTACGGAGAGTGGATACACGCTTCCCCCTCATTTATCGGATTGGGATTGGATGAGTCCAAATACAATGTTGCATCAATGTTTCGTGCATTGGAAGAGAATGCGTGTATCGTCAGTGCGATCAATTTGGAGAACATCAAAGCTTTTTGCGGCGTTTCGCCGACCTCGATTACGTTTGCCAGCGGTGCTTCCAATGGAGCATTATGGTCGCAGATACTCGCCGATGTTACCGGTTTGGCAGTAAACGTTCCGGTGGTCAAAGAAGCGACGGCATTGGGTGTGGCGATGGCGTGCGGGATCGGTGCAGGGGTCTATAAAAGCTTTGAAGAAGCGGGAAACAATATCGTCAAGATGGAACGCACCTATGAGCCGAATATGTCGAATTACGTACAGTATGGCGATATCAAAGAGAGATGGCTCAAAGTCTACTCCAAACAGATGGAGTTGGTCAAAGAGGGTGTTTTAGAGCCGATGTGGAAGGCTCCCGGAATTTAG
- a CDS encoding DUF4332 domain-containing protein, with protein MAHYKIDAVEGIGTVYGEKLRSSGINDTGELLTALSTPAKRTAVAKETGITEKNITRFANMVDLFRIKGVGPQYSELLEASGVDTTKELAQRVPSNLLKKMDEVNSSKNLSKRIPTEKELVRWIEEAKSLPRVIEY; from the coding sequence ATGGCACATTACAAAATTGATGCAGTTGAAGGTATTGGTACAGTATACGGTGAAAAGTTGCGTTCATCCGGTATTAATGATACCGGTGAGTTGCTCACTGCTCTTTCAACGCCGGCTAAACGTACAGCAGTAGCCAAAGAGACGGGAATAACGGAGAAGAATATTACACGATTTGCCAATATGGTTGATTTGTTTCGGATTAAAGGGGTCGGTCCTCAGTATTCAGAATTGCTTGAAGCATCAGGTGTGGATACAACAAAAGAGTTGGCTCAACGAGTTCCATCCAATTTATTGAAAAAAATGGATGAAGTAAACAGCAGTAAAAATCTCAGTAAACGCATTCCAACGGAGAAAGAGCTTGTTCGGTGGATTGAAGAGGCAAAAAGTTTACCGCGCGTAATCGAATATTAA
- a CDS encoding thiamine pyrophosphate-dependent enzyme: MKKIKNLKEFSTSADRFEGANLLCPGCAHSIIVREVLNATNDDLILAASTGCLEVCTAVYPYTSWDASWIHIGFENGSSAVAGAEAMYKALKTKGRLKQPDRTPKFVAFGGDGATYDIGFQWISGCFERGHNMMYVCLDNEVYANTGGQRSSSTPIGASATTTPAGRISYGEKRNKKDMMAIMAAHGAPYVAQVAPNKWKDMVAKIQKGFAAEGPVYINAMSACTTEWKFAPEDTISISDLATDSLVFPLYEIIDGTQLNITYRPKNIIPVRDYLGAQGRFKHLFTKQNEYLIDEWQTRIDAKWDYLQRREEASV, encoded by the coding sequence ATGAAAAAAATTAAAAACCTCAAAGAGTTTTCCACTTCGGCGGATCGTTTTGAGGGTGCTAACCTTCTTTGCCCGGGCTGTGCCCACTCGATTATCGTTCGTGAAGTTTTGAACGCTACGAATGATGATTTGATTCTTGCGGCATCAACCGGATGTTTGGAAGTATGTACGGCCGTTTATCCGTATACGTCATGGGATGCTTCATGGATTCACATCGGATTTGAAAATGGCTCATCTGCGGTAGCGGGAGCTGAGGCAATGTACAAAGCGCTCAAAACAAAAGGGCGTTTGAAACAGCCGGATCGTACCCCTAAATTCGTTGCATTCGGCGGAGACGGTGCGACTTATGATATCGGTTTCCAATGGATTTCCGGGTGTTTCGAGCGTGGTCATAACATGATGTACGTTTGTTTGGATAACGAAGTGTATGCGAACACGGGTGGACAACGTTCATCTTCGACTCCGATCGGTGCATCCGCGACGACTACTCCTGCAGGACGTATCAGTTACGGTGAAAAACGTAATAAAAAAGATATGATGGCGATTATGGCGGCACACGGTGCGCCATACGTAGCTCAGGTTGCTCCGAACAAATGGAAAGATATGGTAGCTAAAATCCAAAAAGGATTTGCGGCAGAGGGCCCTGTTTATATCAATGCGATGTCAGCTTGTACAACCGAGTGGAAATTTGCACCGGAAGATACGATTTCTATCTCTGATTTGGCAACCGATTCTTTGGTTTTCCCATTGTATGAGATTATCGATGGAACTCAACTTAACATTACTTATCGTCCGAAAAATATTATTCCGGTACGTGACTATCTTGGTGCACAAGGGCGTTTTAAACACCTTTTCACTAAACAAAATGAATACCTTATCGATGAGTGGCAAACACGTATCGATGCGAAATGGGATTATCTCCAACGCCGCGAAGAGGCAAGTGTCTAA
- a CDS encoding 2-oxoacid:ferredoxin oxidoreductase subunit alpha, translated as MADTIELRDIEVWDGNMAASQALRQVQVDVVAAYPITPSTPIVENYAGFTANGYVDGEFVMTESEHGAMSCCIGAAAAGGRVATATSSQGFALMLETLYSASGMRLPIVLNLVNRAIGAPLNVNGDHSDMYMGRDSGWIQFGAYSPQEAYDLNFIAFKVSEDHDVRLPAIVNQDGFMTSHTAQGVHTLSDEAAYNFVGDYKPMNDMLDLDHPVTHGVQTEEDWHFEHKARQQHALMTAVIPKIEAAFDEFEKLTGRKYNIVESYNMDDAEVAVVCMGTSVETAREVALEMRAQQGIKAGVIGIRVFRPWPLEQIADALKNVKAIGSLDRSSPHGAMGALFNELSGSLFNTDTKAVLTNYIYGLGGRDLTKAHLVSIFQDLKANADAGKPTTPLQQYIGLRGPKLSFF; from the coding sequence ATGGCAGATACAATCGAACTACGCGATATTGAAGTCTGGGATGGAAATATGGCTGCAAGCCAAGCGCTCCGTCAAGTACAAGTTGACGTTGTAGCGGCTTACCCGATCACCCCTTCGACTCCTATCGTTGAAAATTATGCCGGTTTTACGGCAAATGGCTATGTTGACGGCGAATTTGTCATGACCGAATCCGAACACGGTGCAATGTCATGTTGTATCGGTGCTGCAGCTGCAGGCGGACGGGTTGCAACGGCTACATCATCGCAAGGTTTTGCCTTGATGTTGGAAACGCTTTATTCCGCATCCGGAATGCGTTTGCCGATCGTTCTCAATCTTGTAAATCGCGCTATCGGCGCACCGTTGAACGTTAACGGTGACCACTCCGATATGTACATGGGGCGTGATAGCGGTTGGATTCAATTTGGTGCTTATTCTCCGCAAGAGGCATACGATTTGAACTTTATCGCTTTCAAAGTTTCCGAAGATCATGACGTTCGTTTACCGGCAATCGTTAACCAAGACGGATTTATGACATCGCACACGGCTCAAGGGGTTCACACTCTGAGCGATGAAGCGGCTTATAACTTTGTCGGCGATTACAAACCGATGAATGACATGCTGGATCTTGATCATCCGGTAACTCACGGGGTACAAACGGAAGAAGATTGGCATTTTGAGCATAAAGCACGTCAGCAACATGCTCTTATGACAGCAGTTATCCCTAAAATCGAAGCAGCATTCGACGAGTTCGAAAAATTGACCGGACGTAAATACAACATCGTTGAATCGTACAATATGGACGATGCAGAAGTAGCCGTTGTATGTATGGGAACATCGGTCGAAACAGCGCGTGAAGTTGCTCTTGAGATGCGTGCGCAACAGGGTATTAAAGCGGGTGTTATCGGTATCCGTGTATTCCGTCCTTGGCCATTAGAGCAAATTGCAGACGCATTGAAAAATGTAAAAGCAATCGGTTCATTGGATCGTTCAAGCCCGCACGGCGCAATGGGAGCTCTTTTCAATGAGCTTTCAGGTTCATTGTTCAACACTGACACCAAAGCGGTTCTTACGAACTACATCTACGGATTGGGCGGACGTGATTTGACCAAAGCACACTTAGTGAGTATCTTCCAAGATCTTAAAGCAAATGCGGATGCGGGCAAACCGACAACGCCATTGCAACAATATATCGGTCTTCGCGGACCGAAACTCTCTTTTTTCTAA
- a CDS encoding 4Fe-4S dicluster-binding protein yields MEKQGWDGFEIGAMLRTFDGAVRDIATTLPENRPYSQSSSFTASVADWRIEKPLFNKDYCIDCQFCWVYCPDMSIISRDKKMIGIDFDHCKGCGICVEVCPTNPKSLLMFPEQKDEESALAEWPKKEKKADTEVKED; encoded by the coding sequence ATGGAAAAACAAGGATGGGATGGGTTCGAAATCGGTGCCATGCTCCGAACATTTGATGGAGCAGTTCGTGATATTGCAACAACGCTTCCTGAAAATCGCCCTTATTCACAATCAAGCTCATTTACTGCGAGCGTAGCTGACTGGCGTATCGAAAAGCCTTTGTTTAACAAAGACTACTGTATTGATTGTCAATTTTGCTGGGTGTATTGTCCGGATATGTCGATTATTTCACGTGATAAAAAAATGATCGGAATCGATTTTGATCACTGTAAAGGGTGCGGGATCTGTGTCGAAGTGTGTCCGACAAACCCAAAATCACTTTTGATGTTCCCAGAACAAAAAGATGAAGAGAGTGCCCTTGCCGAATGGCCTAAAAAAGAGAAAAAAGCTGATACTGAAGTGAAGGAAGACTAA